GGCCTGCAAGCCGGCGCTGCTGATCGCCGACGAGCCGACCACGGCGCTGGACGTCACCATCCAGGCCCAGATCCTCAACATCATCCGCGAGCTGCAGCACGAGCTGCACACCGCCGTCATGTTCATCACCCACGACATGGGCGTGGTGGCGCAGATGGCCGACGACGTGGTCGTCATGTGGCGCGGGCGCGCGGTGGAACAAGGTGCAGTGGAACAAATCTTCAAGGCACCCCAGCATCCTTACACCCGCGCGCTGCTGGCCGCGGTGCCGCGCCTGGGCAGCCTGCAAGGGCGGCCCTTGCCGGTGCGCGCGCCGCTGGTGGTGCTGGAAGACGGCGAGCTGAAGCAGTCCGGCGTCGAGCAGGAACAGGACACGGTGACGCCCGGCGCGCCGCTGCTGGCCGTGGACAAGCTCACCACCCGCTTCGACGTCGCCCACGACCTGCTGGGGCGCGTTACGCACCGCGTGCATGCGGTGGAGGAAGTGAGCTTCACCATCCAGCCCGGCGAGACGCTGGCGCTGGTCGGCGAGTCCGGCAGCGGCAAGTCCACCGTCGGCAAGACCTTGCAGCAGCTGGTGCAGGCCACCGGCGGCAGCATCCGCTTCGAAGGCCGTGAGCTGGCGGACCAGAACGCCGCCGACCGCCGCAAGCTGCGGCGCGAGATCCAGTACATCTTCCAGGACCCTTATGCCTCGCTGGACCCGCGCAAGACCGTGGGCTTCAGCATCGCCGAGCCGATCCGCACGCACCGCCTGCTCGACGACCCGAAGGCCATCCAGCGCCGCGTCGCCGAACTGCTGGAGAAAGTGGGCCTGCAGCCGGAGCATATGCACCGGTACCCGCACCAGTTCTCGGGCGGCCAGCGCCAGCGCGTGTGCATCGCGCGCGCGCTCGCCAGCGAGCCGCGGCTGGTGATCGCCGACGAATCGGTGTCGGCGCTCGACGTCTCGGTGCAGGCGCAGATCATCGACCTGCTGATGGAGCTGCAGGCCGAGCGCCACCTTTCCTACCTCTTCATCACGCACGACATGGCAGTGGTGGAGAAGATCAGCCACCGCGTGGCCGTGATGTACCTGGGCCAGATCGTCGAGATCGGCAGCCGCCAGGACATCTTCGAGCGGCCGCAGCACCCTTACACGCGCAAGCTGCTGGCCGCCGTGCCGGTGGCGGAGCCCGGCCACGCCTTCGATGCCCGCCTGATCGAGGGCGAAGTGCCCAGCGCATTGCGCCGCGCCGGCCACGAGCCGCAGATCCATCGCCTGGTCGAGGTGCGCCCCGGCCACCGCGTCGCCCAGGCCTGAACGACAACCCATTCCAACCGGAGACAAAACCATGAAGTTGAAAGCCCTCCTCGCCAGCGGCACCATCGCCCTGGCTTGCCTGGCCGCGCCGGCCAGCCACGCGGCCGGCACCCTGACGGTCGCCCTGCACCAGGACCCGGGCAACTGGGACCCGGTCGCCACCTTCCTGGTGTCCTGGGGCGCGGTCGGCAGCCAGATCTTCGACGGCCTGATCATGCGCACGCCGGACATGAAGCTGGTGCCCGGCCTGGCCACCAAGTGGGAGTTCCTGGACAAGAACACCAAGATCCGCTTCACGCTGCGCCAGGGCGTCAAGTTCCACGACGGCGAGCCTTTCGACGCCGACGCGGTGAAGTTCACCTTCGACCGCCTGCTGGGCGACGAGGGCAAGAAGGGCCCGCAGCAGTCCAACTACACCTCGATCGACAAGGTGGTGGTGGTCAACCCGACGACCGTGGACTTCATCATGAAGAGCCCGGACCCGGTGCTGCTGACCAAGCTGGCCGGCTACGGCGCCATGATCGTGCCGCCCAAGTACGTCAAGGAAAAGGGCAGCGAATACTTCGGCGCGCACCCGGTGGGCACCGGCCCGTTCAAGTTCGTCGAGTACAAGCCCAAGATCAGCCTGGCGCTGGAGAAGAACGCCGCTTACTGGGGCGGCTCGCCGAAGGTCGACAACCTGACCTACCGCTTCATCGCCGAACCGGCGACGCAGGCCGCCGAACTGCAGGCCGGCCGCGTCGACGTGGCCAACCAGATCCCGCTGGCGATGGTCGACACGATCAAGAAGGACCCGAAGCTGGCCGTCGTCAGCATGGACGGCCCGGTGGCGCTGGCCCTGCGCTACAACACCAAGCGCGGCATCATGCAGAACCGCGACGTGCGCAAGGCACTCACCCTGGCCGTGGACCGCGACGCCATCATCAAGAGCGTGCTGCTGGGCCAGGCCAAGCCCATCGCCAGCTTCCAGGGCACGCTGTCCTTCGGCAACGACCCCGCGCTGAAGCCGCTGCCCTTCAACCCGAAGGAAGCGATGGCGCTGCTGAAGAAGGCCGGCGTCAAGCCCGGCACGCAGATCCAGCTGGACTTCCGCGGCCCGGACAGCAACTTCCGCGAAGTGGCGCAGGCCGTGGCCGGCTACCTGCAGGCCGTGGGCATCACCGTCACGCTGAAGCCGTATGAAACCAACGTGCTGCTGAACGACATCATCCCGAACGGCAAGACCGGCGAGATGTGGCAGAACCAGTGGGGCGGCTGGACCTTCGACTACGACAACACCGCCTACGCGATGTACTACACCAAGCAGCGCTGGAACCCGTTCGACGACGACGCCAAGCTGAACGCCCTGCTGCACCAGCAGCGCAACACCTGGGACCAGGCCGCGCGAAAGGACACGCTGCAGGAGATCGCCCGCTACGTCGCCGACCAGTCGCTGGAAATGCCGCTGTACTCGCTGAACACGGTGTACGGCATCAACAAGCGCGCCAAGGACCTGGCGCTGCCGGCCGACGGCCGCTTCCGCTTCGTCGACGCGCGCGTCGACTAAGCCTGGCACGGGAAGGGTGAAGTGAGCGGATTCGTCCTCAAGCGGGTGCTGCAGGCAGCGTTCGTGCTGCTGGTGGTGACCCTGTTCGTGTCCTATGCGGTGCGGCTGACGGGCGACCCCGCCATCATGCTGGCCCAGGGCGCGGGCAGCGTCACCGAGCAGGACCTGGCGAACATCCGCAAGGGCCTCGGCCTGGACCAGCCCTTCCTGGTGCAATACGGCGCTTTCCTGCGCGGCCTGCTGCACGGCGACTTCGGCAAGAGCTTCATGGGCGGCACGCCGGTGGCGCAATTGATCGGCGACGCCCTGCCCGCCACCTTGTCGCTGGCCGGCCTGTCGCTGTTGCTGTCGGTGCTGGTCTCGGTGCCGCTGGGCATCCAGGCGGCCATCCACCAGGGCAAGGGCACCGACCAGTTCATTCGCATCATCTCCCTGGTCGGCCTGAGCTTCCCCAATTTCTGGCTGGCCATCATGCTGGTCCTGCTGCTGTCCATCACCTTTCCGCTGCTGCCGCCTTCCGGCTGGGACGGGCCGCTGAGCCTGGTGATGCCGGCGCTGACCATGGCCATCATCCTCTCCGCCACCAACGTGCGCCTGGTGCGCACCGCGATGCTGGAGACGCTGTCGGCGCAGTACATCATGGTGGCGCGGGCCAAGGGCTTGAGCGAGCGCATCGTGCTGTACAAGCATGCGCTGCGCAACTGCGCCATTCCCCTCATCACCTACATCGGCCTGCAGTTCGGCAACCTGATCGGCGGCATCGTGGTGGTGGAGAAAGTCTTCAACTGGCCGGGCCTCGGCACCCTGGCCTTCGACGCGATCTCCGGGCGCGACTACCCGGTGCTGCAAGGCACGGTGACCGTGCTCTCGCTGATCATCGTGCTGGTCAACCTGCTGGTCGACATGGCCTACGGCCTGGTCGATCCGCGCATCCGCAGCAAGTGAGCATGCAGACTGTTGCCCCCACCCTGGACAGCGCTCCGCCGCGGAGCGGCCTGCCCTGGCGCTCGCTGGAATTCGTCGTCGGCGGGCTGCTGACCGGGTTGATGGTGCTGCTGGTGCTGTTCTCGCCCCTGCTCTTCCCCGACCGCGGCGCCGCGATGGACCTGGCCGCGCGCCTGAGCACGCCCTTCACGAACTGGTCGCACATCCTCGGCACCGACCCCCTGGGCCGCGACGTGCTGGCCCGCGTGCTGGTGGGCGGCCGCATCTCGCTGATGGTGGGCGTGCTGTCGGTGCTGGGCGCCACAGTGCTCGGCGTGGCGGTCGGCCTCGTCGCCGGCTACTACCGCGGCGTCTGGGACATGGTGCTGATGCGCTGCGTCGACGTGCAACTGGCCCTGCCCTTCATCCTGATCGCCCTCACCTTCATCTCCATCCTGGGCGGCGGACTGGGCAACATCATCCTGTTCATGATCCTGTCGCAGTGGGTGCAGTTCGCGCGCCTGGTGCGCGGCATGGTGCTGTCGGTGCGCGAGCGCGAATTCGTGCAGGCGGCCCGCGCCTTCGGCGTGCGCGACCTGCCCATGGTCTGGCACCACGTGCTGCCCAACGTGTTCGGGCCGGTCATCATCCTGATGACGCTCAACGTGGCCAACAACATCCTGCTGGAAAGCAGCCTCACCTTCCTCGGCCTGGGCGTCGACCCGCTGATCCCCAGCTGGGGCGGCATGCTGGCCGACGGCCGCACCTACATGCAGACGGCCTGGTGGGTCAGCGTGTTCCCCGGCGTGGCCATCATGCTCACGGTACTGGGCCTGAACCTGCTGGGTGACTGGCTGCGGGACCGCATCGACCCCACCGGCAAGACCCGATGACCGAAACGCTTCTGCTCGAAACGACCGTCCCCCGCACGCTGGACGCCTGGCTGGCCCGTTTCGAGGACGGTTCCTGGCGCGGCACCCGTGTCGAGGGATGGCTGTTCGAGGACGCCGCCGCGCGCCGGGCCGCCGAGCGCCGCCTGGCCGCCGCCGGCGTGCAGGCCTTCTTCCGCAGCGCCTACAAGCCGCTGCTGCACTTCTTCCTGGAAGAAGTCGAGGCGGCCGGCCTGGTGTCGGCGACGGTGCGTTACCCGGTGCACGCGCAGGCTTCGGCGCAGCGCTTCCTGCTGGAGGCCTATCCGCTGGCCGGCCTGTGGCCGCAGTGCCGCTTCGAGTTCGTCGCCGGTGGCGAAGGGCTGGACTACGAGGTGAACTTGCGCTGGCACGACGGCCGCGAACAGCAGGCCTGCGTGTTCGCGCCGAACCGCGTGCATGTGGGCACGACGGGCAGCCCGCTGCTTTCGCCCACCGGCTGGCTGCGCACGCAGCATGGCGACGCCGCCGAGTCCACCGACTACGAGCAGGTCTTCGCCCGCATCGTCGAATGCGTCGAAGGCCATGCCTGGCCGCAGGCCGAACCCTTCTTCGAGCGCCTCGACATCCGCGTGGAGCTGCCCGGCATCGCGCAGCGGTTGCCGGTGGGACACGAGACGGTAAGCACGCACGAGGCGCTGCACGAGGACATCTACTTCTCGCTGCTGGAGATCTTCCAGCGCCGCTCGGGCCGCGCGCCCGGCGATCGTCGCCTGCAGCCAGGGCAGATCGTGCCGGATGTGCGCGCTGCAGCTGGCCCTCTCGGCTTGCGCATTGCCCTGCGCGCCTTTCTCCCTCTCCCCCTGGGAGAGGGCCGGGGTGAGGGCACGAGCGACGATGTGCCACTTGCGCAGCTGGCGCAGGCCCCCACCGCCACCCGCATCACCCGCGAGATGCAGCAACTCGGCGGCCAACCCTTCACCGCCCTCACCCGCCAAGGCCGCCCCGTGCTGGGCCTCTACCAGCCCGGCCCCACCGCGCCCGTGCTGGTCAGCGGCGGCCAGCACGCCAACGAAACCTCGGGCATCGTCGGCGCCCTGCGCGCCGCCGAGACCTTGCGCGCCCGCGGCGAGCACTTCGCCCTGATCGGGCTGGAAAACCCCGACGGCTACGCTCTCCGCAGCGAGCTGGCGGCCTGGCATCCCGAGCACATGCTGCACGCCGCGCGCTACACCGCGCTCGGCGACGACCTGGAATATCGCGAGCAGGCGCCCTGGTTCGAGCGCGAGGCGCGGCGGCAAGCGCTGGCGCTGTCGGACGCGCAGTTGCACGTCAACCTGCATGGCTATCCGGCGCACGAATGGACGCGGCCGCTCTCGGGCTACCTGCCCCAGGGCTTCGAGCTGTGGACCGTGCCCAAGGGCTTCTTCCTGGTGCTGCGGCACCACCGCGACTGGCAGGCCGAGGCCCGCGCGCTGCTGGCACGAGTTGCGCAGGCGCTGTCCGCAGTGCCGGGGCTGGCCGACTACAACGCCCGCCAGCTCGCGCTGTACGAGCAGCATGCCGGCGGCCTGCCCTTCGAGCTGCTGCATGGCATGGCCTGCACCGTCACCGAAGTCGAACGCGCCGACAGCGCGCCGGTCACCCTGATCACGGAGTTCCCCGACGAGACCGTGCACGGCGAGGCTTTCCGTTTTGCGCATACCGTGCAGATGGAGACCGTGCTGGCGGCGGTGGCGGCCTGGCAAGAGCTCGCGCGACGCAGCTAGCGCGGCCTACGGGCATCCCGGGATACGGCGCCGGCACCCGCGCCCCTACACTCGCCCCTGGAACAACAACGGACGGGACGAGGTATGCGACGTTTGCTGGATTTCCTTTATGACGCGTGCGCCTGGCTGGCGGCGCTGGCCATGGTGGGCGTGCTCGCGATGGTGCTGCTGTCCATCGTCAGCCGCCAGCTCGGTTTCCACGTGCCCGGCACGGACGCCTATGCCGGCTACTGCATGGCGGCCGCGGGCTTCCTGGCACTGGCCCACACGCTCAAGCGCAACGAGCACATCCGGGTGACCTTGCTGCTCGGAAGCCTGAAAGGCCGCGCTCGCGACGGCCTCGAAATGTGGGCAATGACGGCGGGCGTGTTCCTCGCCGGCCTGTTCGCCTGGTATTCGCTGCGCCTGGCCTGGGTGTCGCGCGCCATCAACGACGTTTCCACCTCCAACGACGCCACGCCGCTGTGGATCCCGCAGCTGGCGATGGCGCTGGGCACGCTGGTGCTGCTGGTCGCCTTCATCGACGAGTGGGTGCTGCAACTGCAGGGCCGCCGTGTCGCGGCCAGCTCCGAGGAGGCCTTGCACAATGAGTGACTTCGGCATCACCGCCCTCCTGATCCTCACGCTGTTCCTGCTCCTGGGCAGCAGCATCTGGATCGGCCTCACGCTGACCGGTGTCGCCTGGATCGGCATGCAGCTGTTCTCCTCGCGTCCGGCCGGCGACGCGATGGCTGTCACGGTCTGGGGCTCGTCTTCCAGCTGGACCCTCACGGCGCTGCCGCTGTTCATCTGGATGGGCGAGATCCTGTTCCGCACCAAGCTCAGCGAAAGCATGTTCCGCGGCCTCGCGCCCTGGGTCTCGCGCCTGCCCGGGCGGCTGCTGCACACCAACGTGGTGGGCTGCACCATCTTCGCGGCGGTGTCCGGCTCGTCGGCGGCCACCTGCGCCACCATCGGCAAGATGACCCTGCCGGAACTGGCCAGGCGCGGCTACCCGGAGGAGATCACGATCGGCTCGCTGGCCGGCGCCGGCACGCTGGGCCTGTTGATCCCGCCCTCGATCATCATGATCGTCTACGGCGTGACGGCGGACGTGTCCATCGCCAGGCTGTTCGTCGCCGGCATCCTGCCCGGCATCGTGCTGGCCGCGCTGTTTTCCGGCTACCTCGCCGCGTGGGCGCTGCTGAACGGGCACAAGGTGCCGGTGCCGGACCGCGTGCTGAGCTTCGCGGAGAAGATGCACGAGTCACGCCACCTGATTCCCGTGGTGCTGCTGATCGCCGCCGTGCTGGGCTCCATCTATTCCGGCCTCGCCACGGCCACGGAAGCGGCCGCGGTCGGTGTGGTGGGCTCCATCGTCCTGTCCGCCGTGCAAGGCTCGCTGAACTGGGCCACCTTCCGCGAAGCGCTGATGGGCGCCACGCGCCTGTACTGCATGATCGCGCTGATCCTCGCCGGCGCCGCCTTCCTGACGCTGGCGATGGGCTACATCGGCCTGCCGCGCCACCTGGCGGAGTTCGTCGGCTCGCTGAAGCTGTCGCCCTTCATGCTGATGGTCGCGCTGTCGGTCTTCTACATCATCCTGGGCTGCTTCCTGGACGGCATCTCGATGGTGGTGCTGACCATGGGCGTGATCCTGCCGACCGTGCAGGCCGCGGGCTTCGACCTGGTGTGGTTCGGCATCTTCATCGTCATCGTGGTGGAGATGGCGCAGATCACCCCGCCTGTGGGCTTCAACCTGTTCGTGCTGCAGGGCATGACCGGCAAGGAGATCACCTGGATCGCCCGCGTGACGCTGCCCTTCTTCTTCCTGATGTGCGCGATGGTGCTGCTGCTGTGGTTCGTGCCGCAGCTGGCGACCTGGCTGCCGGCGCGGATGTGAGGCGGCTTCAGGCGGCTTCCTTCTCCAGCGCCTCCAGCCACTGCGCCACTTCCGCGGCCACCCTGTCGGTGCCGCCGGCAATGCTGCCATCCAGCGCCAGCAGGTGGTCCAGCCCGCGCAGCACTTTCAGCGCCGCGTCGGGCCGGCCGACGTGCAACTGCCGCGCCTGCTGCATGTCCACCTGCCGGTCCGCGTCGCCCTGCAGCAGCAGCACCGGCAGGTCCAGCTGCGCCAGCACTTGCGGCGGGTCGTGCCGGAACCAGGAGATGAGGTAAGGCTGCACGCTGGGGCGCAGCAGCAGGGTCAGGGCGTCGGGCACGTCGTCCACGGTCTCCTCCGCATCCAGCGCGTCCAGCGCGGCGAGCGCGGGAGCCAGCAGGTCCGGCGGCAGGCGCGGCTCCAGCTGCCGGCGGATCAGGTCGGAAGCGCGTTCTCCCGCGCCAGCCACGCACACCAGCGCGCGCGGCCCCAGCTCCAGCGCGGCCAGCGATGCGATCAGCGCACCTTCGCTGTGCCCCAGCAGCGTGAGGTCCAGGAAGCGGTCGTCCTGCTGCAGATGGCGGCCCAGGGCGGTCGCGTCGTCCACCAGTTGCTCGAAGCGCAGCGCGTCCTCGCTGAGGCCTGGGTAGCTGCTTGCGCCGACGCCGCGCTTGTCGTAGCGCAGCGACGCGATGCCGCGCGCGGCCAGGGCCTGCGCCAGCAGCTTGAGGTTGTCGCAGGGCGCATCCAGCAGGAAGTTGTTGCCATCCCGGTCGGTGGGCCCGGAGCCGGCCACCAGCAGCGCCGCCGGCCATGGGCCGGCGCGCTCCGGCAGCAGCAGGCTGCCGCACAGGCGGCCCCAGTGCATGGGGAGCGAGACCTCTTGTTCTGCCATCGGCCCACTCTAGCAAGGGCGGGGCCGGCGCGCATCGTCCGGCGCCGACGCTTGGGGTAAGACCGCATCTGCTGGCGCACAACTTGCAAGTAAGCTGGGCCGATTCAACAACCCGGTGTCATGGAGCAAGCATGAGACTCAAGTTCGCCCTGTCCCTCGCCGCGTTCGCCTTCGCGGGCCAGGCCTTCGCCCAGGCCAAGTGGGACCTGCCGGCAGCCTACCCGGCCAGCAACTTCCACACCGAGAACCTGGAGCAGTTCGCGAAGGACGTGGACAAGGCCAGCGGCGGCAAGCTCAAGATCACCGTGCATGCGAACGCCTCGCTGTTCAAGGCGCCCGAGATCAAGCGCGCCGTGCAGGGCGGCCAGGCGCAGCTCGGCGAGATCCTGCTGGTGAACTTCCAGAACGAATGGCAGATCTTCGGCGCGGACGGCATCCCGTTCCTGGCCGACAGCTATGACGAAGCCGCCAAGCTGTGGAAGGCCCAGAAGCCCGTCCTGGACAAGAAACTGGGCGAGCAGGGCATGATGGTGCTGTACGCGGTGGCGTGGCCGCCACAGGGCATCTACAGCAAGAAGCCGATCGCCTCGGCGGCCGACATGAAGGGCCTGAAGTGGCGCGCCTACAGCCCCGCCACGGCACGCATCGCCGAACTGGTGGGAGCGCAACCGGTGACCGTGCAGGCCGCCGAGCTGTCGCAGGCCATGGCCACCGGCGTGGTCGATTCCTACATGTCCTCCGGCTCCACCGGCTACGACACCAAGACCTACGAGCACATCAAGAACTGGTACGACACCCAGGCCTGGCTGCCCAAGAACGCGGTGATCGTGAACAAGGCCGCCTTCAACGCGCTGGACAAGCCCACGCAGGACGCGCTGCTGAAGGCCGCCGCGGAAGCCGAGACCCGCGGCTGGGCCGCGAGCAAGAAAGCCAACCTCGAAGTGCTGGAGAAGCTGAAGGCCAACGGCATGCAGATCCTGCAGCCTTCGCCCCAGCTCAAGGCCGACATGAAGAAGGTCGGCGACACCATGCTGAAGGAATGGCTGGAGAAGGCGGGCCCGGAAGGCCAGCAGCTCGTGGACGCCTACCGCAAGATGTAAGGCGCGGCTAGCGCGTGGCGCAAACCAGGCCCGGGTCGTTCGGCTGCACGGCCCGCAGATTCTTCGCCTGCGCCACTTCCATGTCCCGCGGCAGCACGACGCCGTTCTTCACGGCCAGGATCTCCGCCATGATGCTCACCGCAATCTCGGATGGTGTCTTGCTGCCGATGAAGATGCCGATCGGTCCGCGCAGCCGCTGCAGGTCCGCGGCCGTGAGGCCGAAGTGCTCGATCATGCGCTGGTGCCGGGCCTCGTTGTTGCGCCGGCTGCCGATGGCGCCGACGTAGAAGGCCTCGGTCCGCAGCGCTTCCATCAGCGCCAGGTCGTCGAGCTTGGGGTCGTGCGTCAGCGCCACCACGCAGCTGCGGCGGTCCGGCCGGAACGCCGTGACGACGTCGTCCGGCATGTCGCTCACAACCATCGCGCCAGCGACGCTCCAGGCGCCGCGGTATTCCTCGCGCGGGTCGCACACGGTCACCGCAAAGCCGCTGAACAAGGCCATGGTGGCCAGGTATTCGGTCAGCTGCCCCGCGCCGATCAAGAGCATGCGGTACTCGGGGCCGAAGGTGTTGACCAGCCGCGTGCCGTCCAGGGTCAGCTCCTCGGGCGCCTGCGCGTCTTCCAACGTCACCGAACCATCGGCCAGGAGGACCGTGCGCCGCACCAGCCGGCCCGACTCCAGCGCCTGCACCAATGCATTCAGACTTGCCGCGTCGGGGTCGTATTCCAGCAGCAGTTCCAGCGTGCCACCGCAAGGCAGGCCGAAGCGGTGCGCCTCGTCCGCCGTCACGCCGTACTTGACGAAGCCGGGCGGGCCGGACGGGATCTGGTGCCCCGGCTCCTGGGCCGCATAGGCCTGCGTGTGGCGGTAGATCAGGTCGTCCTCGATGCAGCCGCCGCTGACGGAGCCCACCACGGCGCCGTCCTCGGCCAGCGCCATGATGGAGCCGATCGGCCGCGGCGACGAACCCCAGGTCCGCACCACCGTCGCCAGCAGCGCGCGCTTGCCCGCCTTGCGCCAATCGCGCAAGGTGCGCAGCACCATCACGTCCAGGTTTTCCATGCAGCTACCTCTCAGAACGCATAAGTCGCATTCACCCCGAGCAGCCACGTGCGCCCGGGGGCCGGCTCGAAGAAGCGCCGGTTGCCCTCGTTGACGATCACGGACCCCACGTACTGCCGGTCCAGCACATTGTCCACCCGGACGAATTCCCGCAGGGTCCAGCGGTCCCATTTCTGGTTCAGCCCCAGCCGCAGCGCGAACAGGCTGGCCGCGGAGGTGAAATCGGTGTTGCGGTCGTCCACGGCGATCTTGCCGATATAGCGGTACTCCAGCGCCGCTTCCACGCCGCGCTGCCGCCAGGCCAGCTCGGCAAACCCGAAAGCGCGCGGGATGCCCGGGATGCGGCTGCCCGCGGGAACCAGCGTATTCGGCGTGGCGCACGGCGCACTGACGCAGGTCAGGAAACCTTCGCTATAGGTGGCGTCCAGCCAGCTCGCCGTGGCCAGCAGCGACCAGGTCTCGGCCCACTTGCCGTCCAGCGAAGCTTCCAGGCCACGCCGCGTGGTGGCGCTCGCGTTCTGGTAGGTGCTGCGGCCGCCGGTGTTGGTCTGCACCACGATCTCGTTGCTGGTCCTGGCCTGGAAGAGGGCGACGGTGGTGCGCCAGTTCTGCAGCGGCTCCGCCTTCATGCCCAGTTCCCATTGCTTGCTGGTGGCCGGCTGCAGTCCCAGGTTCAGGCCCGGCTGGCCGTTGGGGCGGTAAGCGAGCTCGTTCAAGGTGGGCGTCTCGAAGCCCTTGCCCGCCGCCGCATAGAGGTTCAGCGTCTCGTTGACGTGCCAGACGGCCCCCAGCACCGGCGTGAGGGCGCTGTAGTCCACCGAGCCGCTGTCGTTGCCGTTGCCCGCCGTGATGTAGAGGTCCTGCGAGTCGAACTTCAGCTGCGAATGGCGCAGGCCCGCCGTCAGGGTGAAGTGCTCGCTGGTCCAGGTGCCTTGCAGGTACTGGTCGAAGCTGCGCACCTCGTTGTCCTCGTCGCGCCGCTGCGCGCCCATCACGCCGAGCGTCGAGCCGACGAAGTTCTGGAAGCCCTGGCGGTGTTCCTGCAGGTCCTCGGTGGTCAGGCCGGCGGTCAGCGCGAAAGGATGGCCGGCGATCTTCGTCTTGTAGACCCACTGGCCGTCCGCGCCCTGGTAGTCGCGATCGAGCACGATGACGCCGCCCGGGCTCGAGGCCGGCACTTGCGTGGCGACTGGAATCGCCTGGAACTGCTCGGTGCCGCGCTGGCCGCGCCAGGCCGTGAGCTTGAGCGAGTTCTCGTTGTCGACCCGCTGCTCCAGGATGGCGCCGGCCTGCAACTGGTTGGCGGACTTGCGGGTGTTGAACTGCAAGGCGGCGGGGCTGGCCTGCTGCGGGTTCGCTTGCAACTCGGCGCGCGTCAGGCCCAACGCGTCCTGCACGTCGGGCATGTCGACGTAGTTGATGACGACACTCAGCTTCGTGTCCGGCGAGAAGTGCGCGTTGAACTTGCCGTTGAAGCCTTCGCGGGTGGCCGCGCTGTGGTCGCGGAAGCCGTCGGTCTCGAAGCGCAAGGCGTCCATGCGGTAATCGACCGCGCCCGCGGTGCCGCTGACCTGCGCGTTGACGCGGCGCACGCCGTCGCTGCCCACCGCCGCGCCCGCATCGATCACGGTGTTGGGCGTGCCATCGGCCGTGAACAGGCTGATG
The sequence above is a segment of the Ramlibacter agri genome. Coding sequences within it:
- a CDS encoding TRAP transporter large permease; translation: MSDFGITALLILTLFLLLGSSIWIGLTLTGVAWIGMQLFSSRPAGDAMAVTVWGSSSSWTLTALPLFIWMGEILFRTKLSESMFRGLAPWVSRLPGRLLHTNVVGCTIFAAVSGSSAATCATIGKMTLPELARRGYPEEITIGSLAGAGTLGLLIPPSIIMIVYGVTADVSIARLFVAGILPGIVLAALFSGYLAAWALLNGHKVPVPDRVLSFAEKMHESRHLIPVVLLIAAVLGSIYSGLATATEAAAVGVVGSIVLSAVQGSLNWATFREALMGATRLYCMIALILAGAAFLTLAMGYIGLPRHLAEFVGSLKLSPFMLMVALSVFYIILGCFLDGISMVVLTMGVILPTVQAAGFDLVWFGIFIVIVVEMAQITPPVGFNLFVLQGMTGKEITWIARVTLPFFFLMCAMVLLLWFVPQLATWLPARM
- a CDS encoding alpha/beta hydrolase yields the protein MAEQEVSLPMHWGRLCGSLLLPERAGPWPAALLVAGSGPTDRDGNNFLLDAPCDNLKLLAQALAARGIASLRYDKRGVGASSYPGLSEDALRFEQLVDDATALGRHLQQDDRFLDLTLLGHSEGALIASLAALELGPRALVCVAGAGERASDLIRRQLEPRLPPDLLAPALAALDALDAEETVDDVPDALTLLLRPSVQPYLISWFRHDPPQVLAQLDLPVLLLQGDADRQVDMQQARQLHVGRPDAALKVLRGLDHLLALDGSIAGGTDRVAAEVAQWLEALEKEAA
- a CDS encoding TRAP transporter substrate-binding protein: MRLKFALSLAAFAFAGQAFAQAKWDLPAAYPASNFHTENLEQFAKDVDKASGGKLKITVHANASLFKAPEIKRAVQGGQAQLGEILLVNFQNEWQIFGADGIPFLADSYDEAAKLWKAQKPVLDKKLGEQGMMVLYAVAWPPQGIYSKKPIASAADMKGLKWRAYSPATARIAELVGAQPVTVQAAELSQAMATGVVDSYMSSGSTGYDTKTYEHIKNWYDTQAWLPKNAVIVNKAAFNALDKPTQDALLKAAAEAETRGWAASKKANLEVLEKLKANGMQILQPSPQLKADMKKVGDTMLKEWLEKAGPEGQQLVDAYRKM
- a CDS encoding XdhC family protein, with product MENLDVMVLRTLRDWRKAGKRALLATVVRTWGSSPRPIGSIMALAEDGAVVGSVSGGCIEDDLIYRHTQAYAAQEPGHQIPSGPPGFVKYGVTADEAHRFGLPCGGTLELLLEYDPDAASLNALVQALESGRLVRRTVLLADGSVTLEDAQAPEELTLDGTRLVNTFGPEYRMLLIGAGQLTEYLATMALFSGFAVTVCDPREEYRGAWSVAGAMVVSDMPDDVVTAFRPDRRSCVVALTHDPKLDDLALMEALRTEAFYVGAIGSRRNNEARHQRMIEHFGLTAADLQRLRGPIGIFIGSKTPSEIAVSIMAEILAVKNGVVLPRDMEVAQAKNLRAVQPNDPGLVCATR
- a CDS encoding TonB-dependent receptor family protein, producing MRQGVIALAALASLQSLAQTTPDAPAVTLRPVVVTPQPGLVQSAFDTPASVDVIPSQAIHEDQLQVNLSESLVRAPGVVALNRQNYAQDLQISIRGYGARSTFGVRGLRLYVDGIPATMPDGQGQISHFDLPSADRIEVLRGPFSALYGNSSGGVISLFTADGTPNTVIDAGAAVGSDGVRRVNAQVSGTAGAVDYRMDALRFETDGFRDHSAATREGFNGKFNAHFSPDTKLSVVINYVDMPDVQDALGLTRAELQANPQQASPAALQFNTRKSANQLQAGAILEQRVDNENSLKLTAWRGQRGTEQFQAIPVATQVPASSPGGVIVLDRDYQGADGQWVYKTKIAGHPFALTAGLTTEDLQEHRQGFQNFVGSTLGVMGAQRRDEDNEVRSFDQYLQGTWTSEHFTLTAGLRHSQLKFDSQDLYITAGNGNDSGSVDYSALTPVLGAVWHVNETLNLYAAAGKGFETPTLNELAYRPNGQPGLNLGLQPATSKQWELGMKAEPLQNWRTTVALFQARTSNEIVVQTNTGGRSTYQNASATTRRGLEASLDGKWAETWSLLATASWLDATYSEGFLTCVSAPCATPNTLVPAGSRIPGIPRAFGFAELAWRQRGVEAALEYRYIGKIAVDDRNTDFTSAASLFALRLGLNQKWDRWTLREFVRVDNVLDRQYVGSVIVNEGNRRFFEPAPGRTWLLGVNATYAF